Sequence from the Nitrincola iocasae genome:
TTCCATCGAACGATCATTCAGGCGTTCAAAATTCCAGGCGACATAGGGTATATTGTGTTGTGTGCAGTACTCTTCAGCCCAATCAGGGGCCACGACCACATAGCGGCGGTCAAAGTTCTCAGCCGCTTCCACAGCGCTCAGGCTCCAGCCAAGCAGGGCTATATAGCCTTTATCCAAATTTTTTTGCATCAATGTTCTCCTGTAGCCTGAAAATTCAAATAACTCCTATCAAGTATTTTTATACGAGCCAATAAACTTCATTAATTAAAGATAGCCTTTAGACCCTAACAAGTTTGCCCCCCTGACTGTCAAGGTAAAGTTATTCTTATTCAGGAACCGCTGTCAGATTACAGCCATGCACTACACGGTGCACAAAGCGAAGCTTTTCAATGGTGGCCGGGGCCAGCACAAAGGGATAGGCATGATCATGGCCGATGCTGCGATTCAGGCTGTTCATCACAAATGTCAGCGGTAACCAATGCTCAATCAGGGTATCAAACGCCCCTTCGTGATAGGGATTAAAATCATGACTGACTTTCATCGAATGCTGACTGCCGACACGCGGGTGTATCTGCAAGCCATATTCATAAGCCGTTTCCAGGGTATCGACAATATGCAGATAATGCGCCCAGGTTTCAGCCCAGTCTTCCCAAGGGTGTGAACTGGCATAAGCACTGACAAAACGTGACGGCCAGTCTGCCGGGGCACCAAAGCGATAGTGTCTGTCCAGTGCCTGGGTATAGTTGAGGGTATCATCGCCAAACAGGTGACGAAATGGATGTAACCACTGGCTATCTTTCACTAGCCGGTCCCAATAATAATGCCCGGATTCATGCCGAAAATGGCCCAGTATGGTGCGGTACGGCTCATCCATTTGTTCCCGCATCTGTTCTCGCTTTGCCGGATCTGCTTCAGCAATATTAAGCGTGATCAATCCCCGGTTATGCCCGGTTATGACGTTAGAGCGCTCACTGAAACTGGGATGAGGGTCTGCCAGAAACTCAAATGCCATGCCACGATAATGGTGCTTAAGGGACATTAACGGTAAATTGAGTTGCAGCAATGAATACACTAAACGGCGCTTTTCCGTTTCCATAATGCGCCAGAGTTCGGTATTACCTGGAACGGATAGGTCTGGAATAGTTTGATTCAAGTCACAAGCACGGCAGAAATGCTGCTCACTTTCAGCTTCCAGCATCCAGTTACATACCCCTGCACCGGTATAATTGTTGCACATACGGTAAAGCCGCGTATCACCTACCGGCTGCCAAAGTCCATCACCCGCGGGAACTATGGCACTTAAGCGCTGGGTATCCTGCAAAAACCCCAGGGTGGCTCCACATTGTGTGCAGCACACATTGTTAAAGTAGATCAGATTACCACAAGCCGTACAGGTAAAGAGTTTCATTGGAACAGGCCTCTAAATTTTGCCGTACAGCAAAAGCCAAAACTTCATCCTACTAGCTTCATTCACTCGGTAACAGTTATTCAGCGCACTTAAGCCCCGATCTGAAGGAGGCCTGTCAGCTTCTGTCGCATCCACATCCAGGCGATGATGGCGGTTAATAGATTTGCCAGTACCAGCGCGCTGAACAGTCCTTCCAGTCCAAACAGCTGATTGCCTAACCAA
This genomic interval carries:
- a CDS encoding zinc-binding metallopeptidase family protein, translating into MKLFTCTACGNLIYFNNVCCTQCGATLGFLQDTQRLSAIVPAGDGLWQPVGDTRLYRMCNNYTGAGVCNWMLEAESEQHFCRACDLNQTIPDLSVPGNTELWRIMETEKRRLVYSLLQLNLPLMSLKHHYRGMAFEFLADPHPSFSERSNVITGHNRGLITLNIAEADPAKREQMREQMDEPYRTILGHFRHESGHYYWDRLVKDSQWLHPFRHLFGDDTLNYTQALDRHYRFGAPADWPSRFVSAYASSHPWEDWAETWAHYLHIVDTLETAYEYGLQIHPRVGSQHSMKVSHDFNPYHEGAFDTLIEHWLPLTFVMNSLNRSIGHDHAYPFVLAPATIEKLRFVHRVVHGCNLTAVPE